In Streptomyces sp. 71268, the DNA window GGCGTCACCGCGCTCGACGCCACCTACTACGACACCGCCGACCAGCGGCTCGCGGCGGACGGTGTGACGCTGCGCCGCCGCACCGGCGGTTCCGACGAGGGCTGGCACCTCAAGCTCCCCGTACGCCCCAAGGGCGCCCCGCGTACCAGCGACGGCGGGGACGTGGTGCGGGATGAGATCAGAGCCCCGCTCAGCGACGGGGTGCCGCCCGAACTCGCCGCCCTGACCCGCTCGCGCACCCTGGACGCCCCGCTGCGCCCACTGGTCGAACTGCGCACCCGGCGCGCCGTCTGGCGGCTGGTCGACGCGGCCGGCGAGCCGCTCGCGGAGATCAGCGCCGACGAGGTCAGCGCGCGCCGCGCGGGCTCGTCCGACGCGCCCGTCCGCTGGAGCGAGGTCGAGGCCGAACTGGGCCCGGGCGGCGACCCCGCGCTGCTCGACGCGGTCGAGCGCCACCTGACCACCCTGGGGCTGCGCCCCGCCGGATCGGCCTCCAAGCTGGCCCGCGCCCTGGCCGAGACGGCCGCGCCGCACGTCGAGTCCGTACCGGCCACGGAGGCGCGCTGGGAGGAGCGCCGCGCCGCGCACGGTGACGGCGACGGCGCGCGGAAGAAACCGAAGAAACAAAAGAAACCCCGACCGCCGAAGAAGGCCCGCCGGCGCGAGGGCGCGGACGCCCTGCTCGGCGGCGGGGACCCGACCGCCGAGCTGACCGCCGGCGACGTGGTGCTGGACGCGGTGCGGCGGCAGGTCGCGGCGATCGTCGCGCTCGACCCGGCCGCCCGGCGCGAGGCTCCCGACGCCGTGCACCGGATGCGGGTCGCCACACGCCGCCTGCGCAGCGTCCTGCGCTCCTACCGCAAGGTGCTGGACCGGGCCGCCGCCGACCCGGTGGGCGCCGAACTGAAGTGGCTGGCCGGCGAGTTGGGCGTGGACCGGGACCGCGAGGTGCTGGCCGAACGGCTGACGGCCGGGCTCGACGCGGTCCCCGAAGAACAGCGGCTCGGCCCGGTACGGGCCCGGCTGACCGTCTGGGCCCGCGCCGAGCACGCTGACGCGCGCCAGCGGCTCGTCGCGGCGCTCGACGGCCCCCGCTACCTCGACCTGCTCACCACGCTCGACGCGCTGCGCGCCGACCCACCCAGGACCCGCGAGGGGGCGCCGCCGCTGCTGCGCCCGGCCGCGGCGAGGCCGCCGCGCAAGGTGGTCCGCGCCGCCGTGTTGACCGAGACGGACCGGCTCGCCCGCCGCGTGGACGCCGCCCTCGCGCTGCCCCCGGGGCCCGAGCGCGACGGCGCGCTGCACGCCGCGCGCAAGGCCGCCAAGCGCG includes these proteins:
- a CDS encoding CYTH and CHAD domain-containing protein is translated as MSRTVREIERKYEAAPGGAPLDLAALSALAELPGVASVLDDGVTALDATYYDTADQRLAADGVTLRRRTGGSDEGWHLKLPVRPKGAPRTSDGGDVVRDEIRAPLSDGVPPELAALTRSRTLDAPLRPLVELRTRRAVWRLVDAAGEPLAEISADEVSARRAGSSDAPVRWSEVEAELGPGGDPALLDAVERHLTTLGLRPAGSASKLARALAETAAPHVESVPATEARWEERRAAHGDGDGARKKPKKQKKPRPPKKARRREGADALLGGGDPTAELTAGDVVLDAVRRQVAAIVALDPAARREAPDAVHRMRVATRRLRSVLRSYRKVLDRAAADPVGAELKWLAGELGVDRDREVLAERLTAGLDAVPEEQRLGPVRARLTVWARAEHADARQRLVAALDGPRYLDLLTTLDALRADPPRTREGAPPLLRPAAARPPRKVVRAAVLTETDRLARRVDAALALPPGPERDGALHAARKAAKRARYAAEAAELALGKGARELAGRLQRVQQVLGDHQDSVRAREALRAIAVRAHAAGESTFTLGLLYGREEAVAAARERELPYVWAAVLDPPPRRLL